A single region of the Streptomyces vilmorinianum genome encodes:
- a CDS encoding ABC transporter ATP-binding protein, with amino-acid sequence MNAVLRAEGVDLFYGTHQAVSGADFTLRRGEVAAVMGSSGSGKSSLLYCLAGVLAPAHGAVSFDGVAFSTLTDDELGTLRRERFGFVFQYGELLPELTVEENAALPLRLAGQRKAPAHAAAGEVLGRLGMTELLQRRTSQLSGGQSQRVAVARALVHRPDVVFADEPTGALDSVNAAAVLEEFLRLARDQGTAVVIVTHDATVAEHADSRYTMADGILK; translated from the coding sequence ATGAACGCCGTTCTCCGCGCCGAGGGCGTGGATCTCTTCTACGGAACGCACCAGGCCGTCAGCGGTGCCGACTTCACCTTGCGGCGCGGAGAAGTGGCCGCTGTCATGGGAAGCAGTGGCTCCGGGAAGTCGTCGCTGCTGTACTGCCTAGCCGGGGTGCTGGCACCGGCGCACGGCGCCGTCTCCTTCGACGGAGTCGCGTTCTCGACGCTCACCGACGACGAGCTGGGCACGCTGCGACGTGAGCGGTTCGGATTCGTCTTCCAGTACGGGGAGTTGCTGCCCGAGCTGACGGTCGAGGAGAACGCCGCACTCCCCCTGCGCCTCGCCGGCCAGCGCAAGGCGCCTGCCCACGCCGCGGCCGGTGAGGTGCTGGGACGGCTGGGAATGACCGAGCTGTTGCAGCGCAGGACCTCGCAGCTGTCCGGCGGCCAGAGCCAGCGCGTCGCAGTCGCCCGGGCGCTCGTTCACCGACCGGACGTGGTGTTCGCCGACGAGCCGACCGGCGCTCTCGACAGCGTCAACGCCGCCGCGGTACTGGAGGAGTTCCTGCGGCTCGCACGGGATCAGGGCACCGCCGTAGTCATCGTCACGCACGACGCGACGGTGGCCGAACACGCCGACAGCCGATACACGATGGCCGACGGGATCCTGAAGTGA
- a CDS encoding FtsX-like permease family protein yields the protein MQLLWRGGRRGRARFLLMTFGCALGVACLAAVLSIPTILAAQDARSAARNPDQVVEVKRDLTEDDTVFLNRVHDDAYGSEPLRRVFIARATHGPTPVPPGVERLPAPGEVLVSPRLRRILAESPGVAGLLPGRVTETIGPEGLTGPDELFAYIGTRHDQISDPLLLHHFGGPYPPYTVVEESTLDILRFTLACVVLLPLSVFLSVCARLSAESRARRLAALRLVGLSVKDTLRVNAGETVAAAFLGALLGVGGYLIVNEIVARVGLPGLHWYPADGRPEATTLAVCLILCPALAWFVGRHSARAAALTPLNVRRTAERQPPRMHGMLLLVPGLGVIGGYCTLSVLGKDPSGGSANTLIVPAAVLLTGAGLVFGLPPITTWLARRLAGTARSLPLALAMRRAEVEPGASLRVVTGLVLLVFATSLTQGVLVELDQVSRRTAPVQEYAVPLSELTPQQSDRLKRVDGAKAYATTLSSWTPMDDTPIRPTLHGIIATCAQLAAFVEWSHGCVDGKVLRLYDLNSSMNADAVPGRSFPFVLKNRKLTLTVPREQMTVRAYQPSAFSGSDVLIPPSLARTDELSSGSELNLLSDADPQTVRTVLNGVGAIAPTAEIDPVGIVVESLAQLTVIRSLLGAGMVLGLVISVAAFVVSVADRAMERRGQVAALALLGARAATLRVVQCAQVVLPLGVGLGAAVVTGWLAESSYLITGGGAVHWDWSGLPLLLVCCLGVLLAAAAASLPLVRRHVDPEHIRRD from the coding sequence ATGCAGCTGCTGTGGCGTGGCGGACGCAGGGGGCGGGCCCGCTTCCTCCTGATGACCTTCGGCTGCGCACTCGGGGTTGCCTGCCTAGCCGCCGTCCTCAGCATCCCTACGATCCTCGCCGCCCAGGACGCCCGGTCGGCTGCCCGTAATCCCGATCAGGTCGTCGAGGTCAAGCGCGACTTGACGGAGGACGACACCGTCTTCTTGAACCGCGTTCATGACGATGCGTACGGATCCGAACCTCTGCGCCGCGTGTTCATCGCCCGTGCGACCCACGGACCCACCCCGGTTCCGCCGGGTGTCGAGCGGTTGCCCGCCCCCGGCGAGGTTCTTGTCTCGCCTCGCCTGCGACGGATTCTTGCCGAGAGCCCCGGGGTGGCCGGACTGCTGCCAGGGCGCGTGACCGAGACCATCGGGCCGGAAGGTCTGACCGGCCCGGACGAACTGTTCGCATACATCGGCACCAGGCATGACCAGATCAGCGATCCGCTGCTTCTGCACCATTTCGGTGGGCCGTACCCCCCTTACACCGTCGTCGAAGAGTCCACCCTCGACATCCTGCGGTTCACCCTCGCCTGCGTGGTGCTGCTGCCCCTCTCCGTGTTCCTGTCTGTGTGTGCCCGGCTGTCCGCCGAGTCCCGCGCCCGCAGGCTCGCCGCGCTGCGGCTCGTCGGGCTGAGCGTCAAGGACACGCTGCGGGTCAACGCCGGCGAGACCGTGGCCGCGGCCTTCCTCGGCGCGCTGCTCGGCGTCGGCGGATACCTCATCGTCAACGAGATCGTGGCGAGGGTCGGCCTTCCCGGTCTCCATTGGTACCCGGCCGACGGACGCCCCGAGGCCACCACGCTCGCAGTCTGTCTGATCCTCTGCCCGGCCCTCGCCTGGTTCGTCGGACGGCACAGTGCCCGTGCGGCCGCTCTCACTCCGCTCAATGTCCGTCGCACCGCCGAGCGGCAGCCGCCCAGGATGCACGGGATGCTGCTCCTGGTCCCCGGGCTCGGCGTCATCGGCGGCTACTGCACGCTCAGCGTGCTGGGGAAAGATCCATCCGGCGGCTCCGCCAACACTCTCATCGTTCCCGCCGCTGTCCTGCTGACCGGAGCCGGACTGGTCTTCGGGCTGCCACCAATCACCACGTGGCTCGCCCGGCGGCTCGCCGGCACCGCGCGCTCGCTTCCTCTGGCACTTGCGATGCGTCGTGCCGAAGTGGAGCCAGGTGCCTCGCTGCGCGTGGTCACCGGGCTCGTGCTGCTGGTCTTCGCCACCTCGCTGACCCAGGGTGTTCTCGTCGAGCTGGACCAGGTCAGCCGCCGTACGGCGCCCGTCCAGGAGTACGCGGTGCCTCTGAGCGAGCTCACTCCCCAGCAGAGCGACAGGCTGAAGCGAGTGGACGGCGCGAAGGCGTACGCCACCACGCTCTCCTCCTGGACCCCCATGGACGACACCCCTATCAGGCCCACTCTCCATGGCATCATCGCCACCTGCGCCCAACTCGCAGCCTTCGTCGAGTGGTCGCACGGCTGTGTCGACGGGAAGGTGCTCCGTCTGTACGACCTGAACAGCTCCATGAACGCCGATGCAGTGCCCGGTCGCAGCTTCCCGTTCGTCCTGAAGAACCGGAAGCTCACGCTCACCGTGCCACGCGAACAGATGACCGTCCGCGCGTATCAACCTTCCGCGTTCTCCGGTTCGGATGTACTCATCCCGCCCTCGTTGGCTCGCACCGACGAACTGTCGTCGGGCTCGGAGCTCAATCTCCTCAGCGACGCCGATCCGCAGACCGTCCGCACAGTTCTCAATGGCGTCGGCGCCATCGCCCCCACCGCCGAGATCGACCCCGTCGGCATCGTCGTCGAGTCCCTCGCCCAGCTCACCGTCATCCGCAGTCTCCTCGGCGCCGGCATGGTCCTCGGCCTCGTCATCAGCGTCGCCGCGTTCGTCGTCTCCGTCGCCGACCGAGCCATGGAGCGGCGCGGGCAGGTCGCCGCTCTCGCGTTGCTCGGGGCGCGGGCTGCGACGTTGCGGGTGGTGCAGTGTGCGCAGGTGGTGTTGCCGCTCGGTGTCGGGCTCGGGGCGGCCGTCGTCACCGGGTGGCTTGCCGAGTCGAGTTATCTGATCACCGGGGGCGGGGCCGTGCACTGGGACTGGAGTGGGCTGCCGCTGCTGCTCGTCTGCTGCCTCGGGGTGCTCCTCGCCGCCGCGGCCGCGTCGCTGCCGCTCGTACGGCGCCATGTCGATCCCGAGCACATCCGGCGCGACTGA